The region GTATTCGTTACAATAGTATCCTTAAGAAAGATATCATTAAAAATTTAGTGTCATAGAGAATATCTTTCAATAATTATTATCTATTTATTAACTTTGCAGCACTTAAATAAACTTGGTTACAAATTGATAAGCAAAATAATATCATCTGTTATTTTATTTCTTTTACTTTTTAATAATTCATATTCACAGATACTTCCTACATATCCAGAAAGATCTTTCCGTTCATTTACCGATAGTTCATTTTCAAATTATATGCAGGCATCAGAAGGTGTGATAAATCCTGATGAATATAAAGTAGGACCAGGCGACAAAATATTTATTTCGATTAGTGGAGTGGAAGAAAGAATTTTTAACTTACTGATCAATCACGAAGGATATTTATATATTCCCAGAGTTGGCGCAGTTGATTTAAGAAATAAATCACTTGCAGAAGCGAAACAAAGTATTTTAGAAATACTTAATAAAAATTTCAGAAATGTTGATATCTACATTGCCCTGGCAGATGTAAGGAAAATAAAAGTATCCTTAATCGGCGATGTAGTTAAACCAGCAACATATACTCTAACCTCCAATTCAAGATTATTAGATCTTATTAAAACATCTCCGGGTTTAACGTCAACCTCAGATATAAGAAATATAAAAATAATAAACAGAGATAATGATACACTAAGTATTGATTTCCTTTCTTTTCTTAGATTGGGTAAAATTGAAAACAATCCTTTTTTAATAGATGGAGATGCAGTAATTGTTGACAAAGTTGATAAAACAGTTTTTATTAACGGACAAATAAAATATCCGGCTAATTATGAATTCAGAGAAGGTGAATCTATTTATGACTTTATTAAACTTGCTGGCGGATTAAAATACAAAGCAAAAACAGATTCGATTGAAGTGGTTAGTTTTGATAAAGATGGAAAAAAACAAGTAAGCCGTTTCTATTCAATTGAATATCTGAAGAATAATAATGTCCATCTGCAATTTAGTGATCAGGTTTTAGTCAGAGAGATAAGCGAGTATTATGATGAGCAGTGGGTTACAATAAGTGGTTTTGTAAAATATCCTGGTATTTATAAGATTATTAAAGATCAGACAACTCTAAGTGAATTGATTAATCAAGCTGGCGGATTTCTTAAAGATGCTGGTTTGGTTGATGCTTCAGTTTTCAGAACAGATGCCGATTCAAGCTATGATCCGGAATTTGAAAGATTAAAACTAATACCGCGTGCAGATATGACCGAAGATGAATATGATTATTTAAAAGCAAAATCAAGACAGCGCTATGGAAAAGTTGTAGTTGATTTTAGAGCTTTGTTTTTTAGAAATCAATTAAGCGAAGATATTGTTCTTAAACGAAATGATGTAATTACAATTCCCGAGAGAAGAAATTATATTACTTTAATCGGGCAGATAGTTAATCCTGGTAATATCGTCTATGATTCAAAATTATCAGTTAAGGATTATATTGCTTTAGCCGGCGGCTTTAGTTGGAGAGCAATTGAAAGCGATGTAAGAGTAATTAAAGTAAATACCGGCGAATGGATTGATGCAGATGATGTTGAACAACTGGATCCAGGAGACACTATCTGGGTTTTAGAAGATCCACCAGGTCCAAAATTCTGGGAAATATTTACAACAACTATTTCAGTACTCGGACAAGTAGCGGCAGTAATTGCAGCTACTGTTGCGGTAATTGTTGCAACGAGGTAAAAAATGAGCTGGCATGAAATTCTAAATGTTATTTTGTTTAATATAAAAACTAT is a window of Ignavibacterium sp. DNA encoding:
- a CDS encoding SLBB domain-containing protein, giving the protein MISKIISSVILFLLLFNNSYSQILPTYPERSFRSFTDSSFSNYMQASEGVINPDEYKVGPGDKIFISISGVEERIFNLLINHEGYLYIPRVGAVDLRNKSLAEAKQSILEILNKNFRNVDIYIALADVRKIKVSLIGDVVKPATYTLTSNSRLLDLIKTSPGLTSTSDIRNIKIINRDNDTLSIDFLSFLRLGKIENNPFLIDGDAVIVDKVDKTVFINGQIKYPANYEFREGESIYDFIKLAGGLKYKAKTDSIEVVSFDKDGKKQVSRFYSIEYLKNNNVHLQFSDQVLVREISEYYDEQWVTISGFVKYPGIYKIIKDQTTLSELINQAGGFLKDAGLVDASVFRTDADSSYDPEFERLKLIPRADMTEDEYDYLKAKSRQRYGKVVVDFRALFFRNQLSEDIVLKRNDVITIPERRNYITLIGQIVNPGNIVYDSKLSVKDYIALAGGFSWRAIESDVRVIKVNTGEWIDADDVEQLDPGDTIWVLEDPPGPKFWEIFTTTISVLGQVAAVIAATVAVIVATR